The nucleotide window NNNNNNNNNNNNNNNNNNNNNNNNNNNNNNNatgatatattattttaaacgattatattacatttgtaacaaaattatacttatcaaaaaaaaacatcattataattatatataaatatatattttcttttagTATGGACTgtatttatgttattttcattttctgatttttattttgagAAAGGGAATAATACAGAACATATGTATTtgaatgtatatatgtgtatgtgtatatttaGTATATAGTTCATTATTACAACAAAAGGTGGAACACATcaatatatctttttatataaattttcacatatattatatagcCAGGAGAGAAATTCATTCCTTATGTGTAAACCTTTGACAATTattgtaaaataaaaacaaaaagtATAGAAAAactttatatatgaaatatgCCAAAATGGATATCCtctaataaatatttctctataatatttctatataatatttctatatataattatttattttatttcttcaacatttttcttttttcaccatttaattaaaatatatgtacatttatatatatatatatatatatatatatatatatattacatgtTGACATTATTAAGATTTTATTCAGaatgaaaagaaagaaaaatatctaatattttataattctttttttctttttttttatattgatgagctttatattttgtaaacATTTTACAATGAGACAGAGAAAcaacaatatatatatatatatatatatatatatatatataattacatatatttattatatatataatatatattgaattatttctttttttaagtaTGATTTgcaaaaaataatataaaataaaggtataaaataaaaaacgTTTATACACTTTTGATTCtcaaatatttattttaaaatatattaaagtTTACAAAACGTTCATGctatattaattatatacatgtgttcttaaaaaaataaaaaaggcaaatatatatatatattatatatatatatatatatatatatatatatatatattttttttttcttttttcatttctttcGTTTTTATGgagagaaaaaaaaattattcatgattcaaaaaacattttatttttaaaagaaaaaaaaagatataaattttcatattcatTTTGATATTACGTAAAAATTTTGAACCTGATAAATACacacaatatatatttttttactcatttttcttttcgcctttttttttttttttttttatctctCATTCGATGTGTGGATACTTTTTCATGTTCatgaaataaaaacatttcttgtttaattattttatgaattataataattgtttttttattgatTAAAAATGTCATGATGAgattaaaagaaaaaaaaaaaaatagaataaaaaataaatcataatTATAGCATTTTGAACaagtatataatatatattgtaatatatgactgatttgtatatttatcCAAAgtactttttaaaaacatacCTTTAAAAAGGATTCCcctttaatatatatattttaaaggCATTATCTGCTTATTATATTgtagtatatatatatatatatatatatatatattaaaagttatatttatacttaTCAATAGACTTTTTAAGTGTTTATTAAGCAcatataagatatataaatatatatatatatatatatatatttcatatatatcccttttattttatgttattttattttcccCCCTCTTCTTATTAATGACGATATAACAAAATGGAAGAACTGAAAACTTGCCCATTCACAAATGTGATTCCGTACGGTTTGCtatatgataaattaaaaaaagaaaaaaataatgacGTTCCTGAAAATTATGTAATAGAAGAATTTGATAAGCTCTTGAAAAATTATGAGAGACCAAATGTATACGATGAAATAGGAAATGCAACATTTAAGAATGATGAAGATTTAATAACGTTTCAAATAGATTTGGATTATACAGTAgagaatatatttaaaaatatgatatataacGAAATTGGTTCAAATAATagtatattaaatgatatatatatgccATATAGGATTTTATTAAGtaaagataaaaattatgtgTCTGTTCCTATTATTCGTATATATAGTTTAAGAAAAGATGGATGTAGtgttttaataaatgttcataatttttttccttatttttatgttgAGAAACCTGATGATTTTGATAATGAggatttaataaaattagaAATGTTAATGaatgaaaatttaaatttaaatagccaatataaaatatatgaaaagaaaatattaaaaattgaAATTGTAAAAACAGAAAGTTTAAtgtattttaaaaaaaatgggaaaaaagattttttaaaaattacTGTATTATTACCAAAAATGGTACCctcattaaaaaaatattttgaagGTATTGTAcatgtaaataataaatcaatTGGAGGTATTGTATATGAAGCTAATTTACCATTTATATTgagatatattattgatCATAAAATTACAGGTTCATCCTGGATAAATTGTAAAAAAggtcattattatataagaaataaaaataagaaaatatcAAATTGTACATTCGAAATAGATATTAGTTATGAACATGTAGAACCAATAACGTTAGAAAATGAATATCAACAAATACCTAAGTTAAGAATTCTATCCTTTGATATTGAATGTATAAAATTAGATGGTAAAGGATTTCCAGAAGCAAAAAATGATCCTATTATTCAAATTTCAtctattttatattttcaagGGGAACCTATTGATAATTGTAccaaatttatttttacacTTCTTGAATGCGCTAGTATACCAGGTTCAAATGTTATATGGTttaatgatgaaaaaacTTTATTAGAAGCATGGAatgaatttattataagaatTGATCCTGATTTCCTGACTGgatataatatcataaattttgatttaccttatatattaaatagaGGTACAGCTctaaatttaaaaaaattgaaattTTTAGgtagaataaaaaatgttgCAAGTACAGTTAAAGATTCAAGTTTCTCATCTAAACAGTTTGGTACGCATGAAACGAAAGAAATCAATATTTTTGGAAGAATACAATTTGATGTTTATGATTTGATTAAACGAGATTATAAATTGAAATCATATACATTAAATTATGTTTCTTTTGAATTCttaaaagaacaaaaagaaGATGTACATTATAGTATAATGAATGATTTACAAAACGAAAGTCCAGAATCTAGAAAAAGGATAGCAACATATTGTATTAAGGATGGAGTATTACCATTACGATTAAttgataaattattatttatttataattatgttgAAATGGCTAGAGTTACGGGAACACcttttgtatatttattaacaCGTGGACAACAAATTAAAGTTACGTCGCAATTATATAGGAAATGTAAAGAACTAAATTATGTTATTCCTAGTACATATATGAAAGTtaatacaaatgaaaaatatgaagGAGCAACCGTACTAGAACCTATTAAAGGTTATTATATTGAACCAATATCAACATTAGATTTTGCTTCCTTATATCCATCCATTATGATTGCACATAATCTCTGTTATTCTACTCtaataaaaagtaataatgAAGTTTCAGATTTacaaaatgatgatataacaacaatacaaggaaagaataatttaaaatttgtTAAGAAAAATGTTAAAAAGGGAATTTTACCCTTAATTGTAGAAGAATTAATAGAAGCTAGAAAAAAAGTTAAATTActaattaaaaatgaaaaaaataatataacaaaaatggTGCTTAATGGTAGGCAATTAGCTCTTAAAATTTCAGCAAATTCTGTATATGGATATACAGGAGCATCATCAGGAGGACAATTACCATGTTTAGAGGTAGCTGTGTCTATAACTACGTTAGGTAGATCTATGATTGAAAAAACGAAAGAGCGAGTAGAAAGTTTTTATAGTAAAAGTAATGGATATGAACATAATTCGACAGTTATCTATGGAGATACCGATTCTGTTATGGTAAAATTTGGAACGAATAATATTGAAGAAGCTATGACATTAGGAAAGGACGCGGCAGAACGTATTAGCAAAGAATTTTTAACACCTATAAAATTAGAATTTGAAAAAGTATATTGCccatatttattattaaataaaaaaagatatgcaggattattatatactaATCCAAATAAACATGATAAAATGGATTGTAAAGGAATTGAAACTGTAAGAAGAgatttttgtatattaatacaaCAAATGATGGAAACtgtattaaataaattattaattgaaaaaaatttaaatagTGCTATTGAATATACCaaaagtaaaataaaagaattgTTAACAAACAATATTGATATGAGCTTATTAGTTGTGACCAAATCATTAGGAAAAACAGATTATGAAACAAGGTTACCACATGTAGAATTAGctaaaaaattaaaacaaaGAGACAGTGCTACAGCACCTAATGTTGGAGATCGAGTTAGTTATATAATTGTTAAGGGTGTTAAAGGACAAGCACAATATGAAAGAGCAGAAGATCCTTTATATGTTTTAGATAATAATCTAGCTATAgattataatcattatcTAGATGCAATTAAAAGCCCCTTATCAAGAATATTTGAAGTTATTATGCAAAATTCAgattcattattttctgGTGATCATACAAGACATAAAACTATATTAACATCAAGTCAAACTGCTTTATCcaaatttttaaaaaaatcaGTTCGATGCATAGGCTGTAATAGTTCCATAAAAAAACCACCTCTATGTAACCACTGcaaagaaaataaagaattttctatatacatgcaaaaaattaaagatttcaaaaacaaacaaaatGAATTCTTTCAGTTATGGACTGAATGCCAACGATGTCAAGGAAATCTGCATGTGGATGTTATATGTATGAATAGGGATTGTCCTATATTTTATAGACGAgcaaaaattaaaaaagatatagCTAACCTACAGGAACAGGTCACCTCATTAAGAATGGATTGGTGAAAAGGAAAATGTAATGAATGGGCgaattaatatatgaaaaaaaaaaaaaaaaaaaaaaaaaaaaatttcaatgacaatttttataaaagaactatgcataatattatataggTGGTTgtattatacatatatatatatataaatatatgtctatatatttttatatttatttatttatttatatattttattatttatttatttttttttttttttgtgcCACATTCTTTTCACCcattacatataattttcacTAAAAAATGTTGATGGCATAAATGTTTCcatatatgaatatattatcaatatataaccatgtattattatttatttttattctttttgAATTTTTGCCAAAGGGCAAAATAGGATATTTTCTTCATGTAACACTATAaatttaaacatatatctatatgtacatatatatatatatatatatatatatatatatatatatttatttatttatttatttatttatttatttatttattataattatgtaaaagtataataacttaaatatatcttttaaaaattattaacaagtattatatataaaaataccTCTATCTTCATTATATGAGATGTGTGAATAAATACATCtttataatacatttaaaattgtcgttttttttttttttttttttattccttTTAATAGTTACgtaaaagaaataaaaataaaatatttttataaaaataatgtgTATTCGTAGGTATATATTGATCTGTCCAATATTGAAGTATTTATGAATTGaattttattcttattataattttttttttttttttttttttttttttttttttttatcgTATTTCTAAtgtttgtttatttatatgtttttaaaatattaaaaatgatgaaaagTAAAATATGCACAAAAGggaaaacaaaaaaattataaaatgttcAAAATTGTGGATTAATTGAAATAaggaataatatatatatatatatatatatatatatatgcatgtgatatattttttattccatatatttatatgatgaGGATGAATTATAATTGATACTAGCATCCTGCAcatatttgttataatatatatatatatatatttatttatttatatttattcattctTGTGTTAAATCGGAAACGTTCTCTTCGAATCCATTTTCCATACCTGTTtgattaataatataattttccaTTTCTTCCATATTAACATCATCATCTGGTTTATTAGTAGTTTCACTTTGCTCATTAATATCAAAGACATTATCATACTTCATCAAATTTGAGCAAGCTAATGGAATACCTCCATAACaaaatttatcatataaaaataagataGAGAATTTTGGATTGGTATTATCCATTTCCTTAAAAACTTTAGTATGGTTAATTTCTTTAAGTAATTTGAATTTTGAACcgttattattttcatatgaATTACTTAGTATTTCTTCATAAattttatgattattttttttaagttttTCTATATCATATACTAAAGATgtaatattacaaaaatttttaaaataatcattttGCATTACAATAAATTGACATACATTCTTAGCACTTTCAAATGATTCTTcagatataaaaatagatTTCATACtatcatcattttcataagtcatcatattcttatttaaattttgtaaatttttttcttcatgTTTCGTATGTTGATATTTTTCTAATACACTATTTATGgaactttttttattcGTTTTATCTTCACTACTATAACTActaaaatgtttttttttcattccatcttttaaattacttaaatcataatttaagtttttattattatcttcttcattattcattttattatatttttcatacATTTCTCTATTCAATGTCATTCTATTTAATctattgttattatttgGTGTGTTCCTATCACTGTTTCcattatcattttctttacCCTCTTTGTCAATAATAATTCcttcatttttttgtgtCTTCACATTATACACACcttttaatatacataaaaaaaacaaacagATAAAACACAAACACGTATATActcttttcatttttaaaacacacaaattatatatatatatatatatatatatatataacttttttCGATGTAAAAGTTTTTATTGCACTGTTCAATGGACGCAATAAAATATCTAAACttataaatgtaatatttataatatatatataatatatatatatatatttatagttatttattaatttatttatatttatttgtcTGCCCTTTAATTATGGTGATTACCACTCTTTTATTactataaatatttaaataaaaagaaaaaaaaaaaaatttatatatgtacttTAAACATTTCATGTCTATATTTGGACTTAACATTTAACATCCAAACAATTcatattcaaaaaaataatccAAATGGGAACTTAAATATAATcacatgtatatatattatatatatgtatatatatatatatatatatatatatatatatatatatatatatacatacatatatatatatgtatgtatgtataatgTAACGCAATTCTTAGGTGTCTATTAAAATGTACAAACTATTTTATGACACTTTCTTTTTGTAACCACAAATATGTAACATTTTACAATAAAGAACAGTATGCACTTTTATGCATGCgtaacaaataatatatatatatatatatatatatatatatatatttatttatttatatttatatattgttcatTTATACTCATACAATTCataaattttctttaattatgatttattttCCTATAAAATAGTTGTTgctttttccttttttttcactcatttttttttttttttttgtattttcatccaataaaagttatattttatttttatttttggtAATTCATCCTGAATGCTgaaaaaaagtaaaatatatgtaccTCATCTAATATTCCTATCctttgttcatattatatatatatatacataatatttcattttttctttttatccATATGTAAAAATGATACCCATTTTGGTTAGTTCCTTCGTTTCATTTAATTCTATAAggtaagaaaaaataatccTTAACACttcaaaaaaatgataaaagaAAATCTTGACgttttaaaaacaaaaatattacatatcatcatatattttctcTACCTTGTCAAAATACCATTCACTACATATTCCACAGtaaatatacacatttcccttttattattatttttttcttttctttcctataaaaagaaataaacGATTTATTGTCCCATTATTCCCTTAATTcattcataaaaatataaatactaatacatgaaaaataaaaatagataagtatatgtatatgtatatgtatatatatatatatatatatatataatatttatatattttttccttatttattttattttcatcaatATACTATTTACTTgtataaaaagaaaaaaaaaatttaatttttttttaatatcataagaatatatatttaatagaAATTATTTCACAATGAGAACCAAAAAGTAGATAAACCATACACATTtacatttaatttaattccttttttttttttttttctttttttttcttttttcacattatatatcatttttatttccttctgaatatatgttcatttCTTGAAGAAATAACATTAAAGAAAACCACAAAAAATGTTGTTTAagttaaaatatttaagGAAACATAACAAAATTTATGATATGATTCAATTTTCCAAATGTAAGAATGcatatgtaataaaaaggTCTGTAAGAACCAGTATTTTTAAAgatgatgatatatatttaaacCCACAAGATATACATAATGAATCCTTACctaaaataaattatttaaattctGGAAAATTAGAtgaatatgtatataatcGTAATAATATAGGAATGGATactattataattaatagcaagtatatgaatataaaaatgattaataaattatataaaaaattatgtgATAGTGAAGTTAATTATACTAAAAggtttatttttttaacatccttatataataatatatttaattatagttataatttatatgatttattaaaaattttagaattatatcaaaaaagtaaagatatacattatgtaaatttattcaaaaaaattttacaaaatacAAATGATTTAGCATatcttatattttcttataaaaaaccaattatatcatattgTAACGGGAAAATAAAAGGATCTGCAGGATTCTTGTCTTTTCTAGCTAATAATAGTGCTTCATTCAATCATTCttcatatacatataataatttaaattattcatTCTTACCTTATGGAGGAATATCTTTTATACTAGCTAATTTAAGAGCTAACTTAGGATTTTATTTCGCCTTAACAGGTCAGGTAATACAATCATCAGATTTGGTTTGGTGCGGATTAACTAAAAGATGGATATCTGATGAAAGTTTGGAATTAATGGAGATAAGTTCTGAAAGTCAATTAGAAGTTTCAGAACAAGATGcacatattttattagaggagcattttttaaaaatacctgaaaaatataccttaaaaaattatgaacaaGTCATACATGAACATTTTAAACATAACAATTTGTTAActatattaaaatgtttgGATCAATCAAGAAATAGTTCAGATCAAAACATAAGAAAATGGGCTGATGAAACGtatcaaaaaattattaccCTTCCACCATTAGCTACTCATTTGACatttgaaatattaaatattttaagaaattacaaaatggaattattaaaaaaagcTCAAGTAAATAAACGTTTATGGAAtgaaatgataaaaaatagtTATAAAGTACCAACAACAAAAGAACAAATAAGTATGAatgaattaaaatatactattgataaagaattatttattaaatcattaaatatagaaactaatacattattaaattttatatcatgTCCTGATATTCTAAATGGTATAACATCCTATTTAGTAAAAGATACCAACCATGCCTTCTCATCaacatatttaaataacaatatatttcaaattaaaaaagatattatttattatttcctcttttataaaaattcttATGAATACACTATATATGACAGACCGGATATAAGTTATTCAAGTTTGAGTGttttagaaaaatataatcaGCACTACAATGCTGAAAGTAATACAAGTCACGACAAACTTTTCTTTTCCAAGCAGGTAAACAAAACAAATCccaaaaaatataagaatatatatatatatatatatatatatatatatatgtgtgtgtaCATATTGgaattgtttttttttatctattttattttatttttattttttcttgtctctatatatttttccttatAAGACATGGTGAATCTATTCACTATCTCTTTTAAccttttttccttttttagTTTGAACGGTGGAACGATGATTACCTCCAAGAAGAGCTGGAAGATATTAAcaaacattttttatagtTTATATATGCTTATAATTTTCAATTGTTTTACAAACATTTGTTGGGCTTtaatcattttatttatgaaaaaatatatattaaataatttattatatatataaatatatattttttttttgttcaatatatttatttcatattgtttttgttttatactgaataaatttgttaatttttaatgtgtatttttttttttttttttttttttaaaatatttttaattatttttaattaattaaaaaaaaaaaaaaataaaaaaaaaaaaaaaattaaaaaaaaaaaaaataaaNNNNNNNNNNNNNNNNNNNNNNNNNNNNNNNNNNNNNNNNNNNNNNNNNNNNNNNNNNNNNNNNNNNNNNNNNNNNNNNNNNNNNNNNNNNNNNNNNNNNNNNNNNNNNNNNNNNNNNNNNNNNNNNNNNNNNNNNNNNNNNNNNNNNNNNNNNNNNNNNNNNNNNNNNNNNNNNNNNNNNNNNNNNNNNNNNNNNNNNNNNNNNNNNNNNNNNNNNNNNNNNNNNNNNNNNNNNNNNNNNNNNNNNNNNNNNNNNNNNNNNNNNNNNNNNNNNNNNNNNNNNNNNNNNNNNNNNNNNNNNNNNNNNNNNNNNNNNNNNNNNNNNNNNNNNNNNNNNNNNNNNNNNNNNNNNNNNNNNNNNNNNNNNNNNNNNNNNNNNNNNNNNNNNNNNNNNNNNNNNttttttaattaatttttttattttttttttttttttttttttttttttttttttttaaaaattttttaattatttataactaattaaaaaaaaaaaaaaataaaaaaaaaaaaaaaattaaagaacaaaaaatataaaataaaaaatataaaataaaaaatataaaaataattatatatatatatatatatataatagcaccaaaagaaaatcaatgtatatattattaaaaataaaacgTTTATGTggttattatttaaatatatatatatattaatttatttattcattatataaacaaataaaaaatttaagGAGGCAAATATCTACATAACTCaaatttcatattataagaCAAATGAGAGATAacataaaacaaatataatatatatatatatatatatatatatatatatttatttatttatatgttccTATGTACAgattttacatatatatgtgatataccatatataaaaagttCTTTGTTTCCTATATGTTCTTTCTTACATCTTGAACATAATTAAATGAGGGTTCATGAAAATGTTGAACATTTTCATTTGAATaaatatcatcattattattattaatatgagttccttttgttatattatcCATTTTAGAGCTATTTAAAATTGTTGTATTTTCATATGGATTTATAAGAATAGGTATTTCTTGAGAatgtacatttttatattcctCAGTATGAACACGTTTATCtacatttaatatattattattattattattatcatttacATAATTAAATGTTgcattcatttttatactATTTAGAATTTCACTATTTTTGTTCATGCTTTCATATATCTCATTCATTTCTTTACTATATATTGTCATCTTCTTTACATAATCAGAATAGCTATCTATCAGTCTACTAgttttatcattatatttatttattggttcttcttttattatatgtatttcatcttttatatcttcatttttaaaattataagtatctatttcattttttatttcttgGCTATTATTTAGTTCTTctctttttatatcttcCAATACTACCTGTTCATTTTGGtacttttctttttttatttcatgAATATCTTCTTCTGCTTGATCATCTAATGTGGATTTTAGTTCATACGAAAatttatcatcataattaaTGGTTTCTGCATTGTTATCCATATCTACTTCAAGGGTTTTACTACTACCATTACtactattactattactattactatcatttttcatataatttatattattatcatggTTTAGTTTCACCCCCTGtgaatttatataatttttatcttcACGTCCTGATTTttcatcttcatttttCCATAGAGGTATTATGTTTGTTGAATCCTTTTCATTTGATTCggtattatttatattatttggaTTTTTTCCAACACTGTCACTTAACAAAACAATTTCTAAATCGTTTACTTTTGTAATATCCAaatattcctttttataattGTTAGATTCActttcattatttttaatatcagataatgataatgactcttttaaatttatattttccttttcttcTTCACCTTTAATTTGACAAGGTGGAATTTTATGTAGATAACCTGTAGCAACATTACAACCAAGTAATCCTTTTCCACCCCAAGAATCATTAAGTTGAATTTGCACTTTTCTAATATGTTCatgtttataattataaacatataaattagTGTTAAATATGACTTTTTTATCATGAgaattttcttttattatattattcatatttatataactCATGAATTCATCTTGATTTCTAAAAATACCTTTATCATATCCAATAATAAAATCTTCGTATTCTATTAATTGACTTTGATATGCAGGAGAATTTTCCAAAATTTCTAATATTCTTACACCCTCATTTAAAGCatttaaaaattcataACTTATATGAATTCCTAATAATCCATTCCCCTCCCATTTTCCTGGGATTACTTTAAccttctttattttatcatatcTACAATTATAAACATCTAGAgttaattctttattttcatgcagttttattttttcgATAAAATTGTCATAGGTACTTTTAGAAGAATCTAATAATTTCAAATCGTCTATTTGAATTATGTAGTcgaaaaatatttctagACCAACATTGGAACAAGGGCTATTTTCTGATATCCTAAGAATTCTATATCCTATAAAAAGGTAAGAAAACAACATGATATATAAGCAATATgtattatacatatgtataaacatatatatatatattaatactaTAAACGgtactatatatatatatttatttcaaaaaaGTATTAcaagtatatatttatcttatTCTAATTATCTTATGATTACCACCCATAATTTCCTTCGTTTGTCCTGCTcccattttatttttattttatatttcttaaataaataaataaataataataataataataa belongs to Plasmodium reichenowi strain SY57 chromosome 10, whole genome shotgun sequence and includes:
- a CDS encoding golgi re-assembly stacking protein 1 (transcript variant 1; alternatively spliced) — encoded protein: MGAGQTKEIMGGYRILRISENSPCSNVGLEIFFDYIIQIDDLKLLDSSKSTYDNFIEKIKLHENKELTLDVYNCRYDKIKKVKVIPGKWEGNGLLGIHISYEFLNALNEGVRILEILENSPAYQSQLIEYEDFIIGYDKGIFRNQDEFMSYINMNNIIKENSHDKKVIFNTNLYVYNYKHEHIRKVQIQLNDSWGGKGLLGCNVATGYLHKIPPCQIKGEEEKENINLKESLSLSDIKNNESESNNYKKEYLDITKVNDLEIVLLSDSVGKNPNNINNTESNEKDSTNIIPLWKNEDEKSGREDKNYINSQGVKLNHDNNINYMKNDSNSNSNSSNGSSKTLEVDMDNNAETINYDDKFSYELKSTLDDQAEEDIHEIKKEKYQNEQVVLEDIKREELNNSQEIKNEIDTYNFKNEDIKDEIHIIKEEPINKYNDKTSRLIDSYSDYVKKMTIYSKEMNEIYESMNKNSEILNSIKMNATFNYVNDNNNNNNILNVDKRVHTEEYKNVHSQEIPILINPYENTTILNSSKMDNITKGTHINNNNDDIYSNENVQHFHEPSFNYVQDVRKNI
- a CDS encoding golgi re-assembly stacking protein 2 (transcript variant 2; alternatively spliced); translated protein: MFIHMYNTYCLYIMLFSYLFIGYRILRISENSPCSNVGLEIFFDYIIQIDDLKLLDSSKSTYDNFIEKIKLHENKELTLDVYNCRYDKIKKVKVIPGKWEGNGLLGIHISYEFLNALNEGVRILEILENSPAYQSQLIEYEDFIIGYDKGIFRNQDEFMSYINMNNIIKENSHDKKVIFNTNLYVYNYKHEHIRKVQIQLNDSWGGKGLLGCNVATGYLHKIPPCQIKGEEEKENINLKESLSLSDIKNNESESNNYKKEYLDITKVNDLEIVLLSDSVGKNPNNINNTESNEKDSTNIIPLWKNEDEKSGREDKNYINSQGVKLNHDNNINYMKNDSNSNSNSSNGSSKTLEVDMDNNAETINYDDKFSYELKSTLDDQAEEDIHEIKKEKYQNEQVVLEDIKREELNNSQEIKNEIDTYNFKNEDIKDEIHIIKEEPINKYNDKTSRLIDSYSDYVKKMTIYSKEMNEIYESMNKNSEILNSIKMNATFNYVNDNNNNNNILNVDKRVHTEEYKNVHSQEIPILINPYENTTILNSSKMDNITKGTHINNNNDDIYSNENVQHFHEPSFNYVQDVRKNI